A genomic region of Gemmata massiliana contains the following coding sequences:
- a CDS encoding WD40 repeat domain-containing protein, with protein MNAPDAAAGKKVKCPKCQKVLEVPELVVDAPAFEVVEDEPAQPVKKPTPRPAAKPQIAADVVVDDDDEEDVRPRKKRAKAVVEDDEDEDDRPRKKMKKKSAAGGSSLARNIVGGVVLVILLGVVVFVFWDKFGKKEEVASNTPPAGDPPAGPRPGPQGPGPRVPEPNNPGPNAPSGGEKLKLQAAQVDSPQWTADGELILAPYITKERRQAFGVWDVRTGDPLVLIEDKKNPLYPDASGISPDRKQVSIVSKTAKTLTLWNVASGVLEKIIKLSPETKSGGVPAFATYTPDGKAIVTAYEGALLRVDLETGTEKVLLKDIEIHDVSYCPEKNLAVYNALLPNATGELRVVDLNRPEASFVLPLKEDERLRRRPDISADGKTVVAYIEDRTTPAKPKWLVHVYDVVSKQLKAQVPLPTESEDSSLLPLSVSADGNRVVCGYLVLMSGMSVGKCWSYDVSSKTLRQVGSDLKQHFTLMRITGNGSTVGIWRGKSLELYNAETGKNAAP; from the coding sequence GAGGACGAGCCGGCTCAGCCCGTGAAGAAGCCCACGCCACGACCGGCCGCCAAGCCGCAGATCGCGGCCGATGTCGTTGTTGATGACGACGATGAAGAAGATGTGCGACCCCGGAAGAAACGCGCGAAGGCCGTGGTCGAAGACGACGAGGACGAAGACGACCGGCCCCGAAAGAAAATGAAGAAGAAGTCGGCTGCGGGCGGCTCATCGCTGGCGCGTAACATCGTCGGCGGTGTGGTGCTGGTTATCCTGTTGGGCGTGGTCGTCTTCGTTTTCTGGGACAAGTTTGGCAAGAAGGAAGAGGTCGCGTCGAACACTCCGCCCGCTGGCGATCCGCCCGCCGGACCGCGGCCAGGGCCGCAAGGTCCGGGGCCACGAGTGCCAGAACCGAACAATCCTGGACCGAATGCTCCATCCGGCGGTGAGAAACTCAAACTACAAGCCGCGCAGGTTGATAGCCCTCAGTGGACAGCCGACGGGGAACTGATCCTGGCGCCGTACATCACGAAAGAAAGGCGCCAGGCGTTCGGGGTTTGGGATGTTCGGACAGGCGATCCGCTCGTTTTGATCGAAGATAAGAAGAATCCGCTTTACCCCGATGCTTCTGGAATTTCGCCCGATCGAAAGCAAGTTTCGATCGTGTCCAAAACGGCAAAAACACTGACTCTTTGGAACGTTGCTTCTGGGGTTCTGGAGAAGATCATTAAGCTGTCGCCAGAAACAAAATCTGGCGGCGTGCCCGCGTTCGCTACCTACACACCAGACGGCAAGGCGATTGTGACCGCATACGAAGGAGCCTTGCTCCGTGTGGATCTCGAAACCGGGACGGAGAAGGTTCTTCTCAAGGACATCGAGATCCACGACGTCAGCTATTGCCCCGAAAAGAACTTGGCCGTTTACAACGCCCTTTTGCCAAATGCAACGGGCGAGTTGCGAGTGGTGGATCTGAACCGACCGGAAGCGTCTTTCGTCTTGCCCCTCAAAGAAGACGAGCGTCTCAGGCGTCGCCCTGATATCTCGGCCGACGGAAAGACTGTCGTAGCGTACATTGAGGACCGAACCACACCTGCTAAACCCAAGTGGCTCGTACACGTCTACGACGTGGTATCGAAACAATTAAAGGCACAGGTGCCGCTTCCCACCGAGAGCGAAGATTCGTCTTTACTGCCGTTGAGTGTTAGTGCGGATGGTAACCGTGTGGTTTGTGGCTATTTGGTTTTGATGTCAGGGATGTCTGTGGGTAAGTGTTGGAGCTACGACGTATCTAGCAAAACGCTGCGACAGGTCGGGTCCGATTTAAAACAGCATTTCACACTGATGCGCATTACCGGCAACGGCAGCACCGTTGGGATTTGGCGTGGCAAATCGCTTGAGTTGTACAACGCCGAAACTGGTAAGAACGCGGCCCCATGA
- the thrC gene encoding threonine synthase, translated as MASNDFVLGLKCRVCGKLYPKAANFFCPDDSGPLEVAYDYDRIQPNVSRAKFTSRPRNMWRYRELLPLDGEPTVGPQVGGTPLIRADRLADALGVERLWIKNDAVNFPTLSFKDRVVSVALSKARELGMRMVGCASTGNLANSVAALSASAGLETVILVPADLERVKIYGTALYGAKVVKVSGTYDQVNRLCTQIVMKYGWGFVNVNLRPFYAEGSKTVGFEIAEDLGWRFPQHVVCPMAGGALIGKIHKGFTELSRLGLVDAPVTTKMYGAQASGCNPISDCVKSNRERHKPIKTPNTICKSLAIGDPADGYFAAKLIRDSGGWAEDVTDAEIVESMLLLAKTEGVFAETAGGTTLAVAKKLIESGRIPRNEEIVICITGNGLKTQDAVFDAIDEPTIIKPTLVDFEALTGATEAVAEPALA; from the coding sequence GTGGCGAGTAACGACTTCGTTCTGGGGCTGAAGTGTCGCGTGTGCGGCAAGCTCTACCCGAAGGCCGCGAACTTCTTCTGCCCGGACGATTCCGGGCCGCTCGAAGTCGCCTACGATTACGACCGCATTCAGCCGAACGTCAGCCGGGCCAAATTCACCTCCCGCCCCCGCAACATGTGGCGCTACCGCGAGTTGCTCCCGCTCGACGGCGAGCCGACCGTCGGTCCGCAAGTTGGCGGGACGCCGCTCATTCGTGCCGACCGGCTCGCGGACGCGCTCGGCGTCGAACGCCTCTGGATCAAGAACGACGCGGTCAACTTCCCCACACTCTCGTTCAAGGACCGCGTGGTGTCGGTCGCGCTCTCGAAGGCGCGTGAACTCGGGATGCGGATGGTCGGGTGCGCCAGCACCGGCAACCTCGCGAACAGCGTCGCGGCCCTCAGCGCATCTGCCGGGCTGGAGACGGTTATTCTCGTGCCCGCCGACCTGGAGCGCGTGAAGATTTACGGCACTGCGCTCTACGGCGCGAAAGTGGTGAAGGTGTCCGGCACCTACGACCAGGTGAACCGGCTCTGCACTCAAATCGTGATGAAGTACGGTTGGGGCTTCGTGAACGTGAACCTGCGGCCGTTCTACGCCGAAGGCTCGAAGACGGTCGGGTTCGAGATCGCCGAAGACCTCGGCTGGCGGTTCCCGCAACACGTCGTGTGCCCGATGGCGGGCGGCGCGCTCATCGGCAAGATCCACAAGGGCTTCACCGAGCTGAGCCGGTTGGGGCTGGTTGATGCCCCGGTGACGACGAAGATGTACGGCGCGCAGGCGAGCGGGTGCAACCCGATCAGCGACTGCGTGAAGAGCAACCGCGAGCGCCACAAGCCGATCAAGACGCCGAACACGATCTGCAAGAGCCTCGCGATCGGCGACCCGGCCGACGGGTACTTCGCCGCGAAGCTGATTCGCGACAGCGGCGGCTGGGCCGAAGACGTGACCGACGCCGAGATCGTGGAATCGATGCTGCTTCTCGCGAAGACGGAAGGCGTGTTCGCGGAGACGGCCGGCGGGACCACGCTCGCCGTGGCGAAGAAGCTCATCGAATCGGGCCGCATCCCGCGGAACGAGGAGATCGTGATCTGCATCACCGGCAACGGGCTGAAGACCCAGGACGCGGTGTTCGACGCGATCGACGAGCCGACCATCATCAAGCCGACGCTGGTCGACTTCGAGGCACTCACCGGGGCCACCGAAGCGGTGGCAGAGCCGGCGCTGGCATGA
- a CDS encoding glycosyltransferase family 39 protein encodes MCAALGGVAALLAAVSRTAFTMYDEGVYYYQAVLLTRGLVPYTDYFVPQPPGILLIGAGCEWIGSGIVGVRAFSWVCGLVLLFQTFRLTQRACEGTGTRHAAPFAVTLVAATAVFAYQSIHGATNTPAACLEVAASLLILGTNKRRFALAGFVIALATAVRLPSLIAAPGLLLLIGFADGRDGFWSRAAWFLGALGVGCAVIHLTCVVGLPGYFDNVVGFQSNRVRTDWSDRAGQIREFLSEPTAILGVPAALWFLCSGPPKLRGIAAHGLISAVCISVAGKTLSVMYYLPVLPLFAVCAAVAVVRLAEGVSRLFALVALAAVVLRVPAIVGVILVQLHPNDEHANCIAAVRNAPGDVMLVADGRIAVLAGKRLPANYNATDPNALHLLGREKFHEWFATVLPTVDMVVVTPPLVWWMSRGNVEQLLASGKPVFFDTDATRAEFDAYRP; translated from the coding sequence ATGTGTGCGGCACTTGGCGGGGTGGCGGCTCTACTCGCCGCCGTTTCCCGCACCGCGTTCACGATGTATGATGAAGGGGTTTATTACTACCAGGCGGTGTTGCTCACACGCGGGCTGGTGCCCTACACGGATTACTTCGTTCCGCAACCGCCCGGCATTCTGTTGATCGGTGCCGGGTGCGAGTGGATCGGTTCCGGCATCGTGGGCGTTCGAGCGTTCAGTTGGGTGTGCGGGCTCGTCCTACTGTTCCAGACGTTCCGGCTCACGCAACGAGCTTGCGAGGGAACCGGAACCCGGCACGCGGCACCGTTCGCGGTGACGCTGGTGGCTGCGACGGCGGTGTTCGCGTACCAGTCGATTCACGGAGCGACGAACACCCCGGCCGCGTGTTTGGAAGTGGCCGCGAGTTTGCTGATTCTCGGCACGAATAAGCGACGATTCGCGCTCGCCGGATTTGTGATCGCGTTGGCGACCGCCGTCCGACTCCCGTCGCTGATCGCCGCACCGGGGCTGCTGTTGCTCATTGGGTTCGCGGACGGGCGCGACGGGTTCTGGTCGCGAGCCGCGTGGTTCCTGGGGGCGCTGGGCGTTGGGTGCGCGGTGATCCACCTAACATGTGTGGTGGGGCTGCCCGGTTACTTTGATAACGTGGTCGGCTTTCAATCGAACCGCGTGCGGACGGACTGGAGCGATCGCGCGGGGCAGATCCGCGAGTTTCTGTCGGAGCCCACAGCCATCCTGGGAGTGCCGGCCGCGCTGTGGTTCTTATGCAGCGGACCACCTAAACTCCGCGGAATTGCCGCACACGGGCTAATTTCAGCAGTGTGCATCAGTGTGGCGGGGAAGACGCTCTCGGTAATGTACTACCTGCCCGTGCTGCCGCTGTTCGCGGTGTGTGCGGCAGTGGCGGTGGTTCGGTTGGCGGAAGGAGTATCGCGCCTGTTTGCGCTCGTGGCGCTTGCGGCTGTGGTGCTGCGGGTTCCGGCAATTGTGGGTGTGATTCTCGTTCAGCTCCACCCGAACGACGAACATGCGAACTGCATTGCGGCCGTGCGGAACGCTCCCGGGGACGTGATGCTGGTGGCGGACGGGCGAATCGCGGTGTTGGCCGGAAAACGCTTGCCCGCCAACTACAACGCGACCGACCCCAACGCGCTGCACCTGCTCGGGCGCGAGAAGTTTCACGAGTGGTTCGCCACCGTGCTGCCGACGGTTGATATGGTGGTAGTAACGCCACCGCTGGTGTGGTGGATGTCACGGGGGAACGTCGAACAACTGTTGGCGTCCGGTAAGCCGGTGTTCTTCGACACCGATGCGACCCGCGCCGAGTTCGACGCCTACCGGCCGTAA
- a CDS encoding ubiquitin-like small modifier protein 1, with translation MAIKIQIPTPMREQSGGKAEVEVTGATVKAALDDLLRQYPGLGAKLFDNGKLRPYINVFLNDEDIRYLDEMDTAVTDGVVLALIPAVAGG, from the coding sequence ATGGCGATCAAGATTCAAATCCCGACGCCGATGCGCGAGCAGTCGGGTGGTAAGGCGGAAGTGGAGGTGACCGGGGCGACGGTCAAGGCCGCGCTCGACGACCTGCTCCGCCAGTACCCCGGGCTCGGGGCGAAGCTGTTCGATAACGGCAAACTGCGCCCCTACATCAACGTGTTCCTTAACGACGAGGACATCCGTTACCTCGACGAGATGGACACCGCGGTCACGGACGGCGTCGTTCTCGCGCTGATCCCGGCCGTCGCCGGCGGGTGA
- a CDS encoding iron-containing alcohol dehydrogenase, which yields MADEAPDAKPEETPEGAAVFPEIPAELGVHPLLLAAIHAYVFLEGSEAAVLNAAVAEEAMNYIVSYLQRLDGNDLRRAREDMATLVGFAKTEKWPKQHVRFLQEFLKENGIGQ from the coding sequence ATGGCCGATGAAGCGCCGGACGCGAAGCCCGAAGAGACGCCCGAAGGGGCCGCGGTGTTCCCGGAGATCCCGGCGGAACTCGGCGTCCATCCGCTGTTGCTCGCCGCGATCCATGCTTACGTGTTCCTCGAGGGCTCCGAGGCCGCGGTGCTGAACGCGGCGGTCGCGGAAGAGGCGATGAACTACATCGTGTCGTACCTCCAGCGGCTCGACGGCAACGACCTGCGCCGCGCCCGCGAGGACATGGCCACCCTTGTCGGGTTCGCGAAGACCGAGAAGTGGCCCAAACAGCACGTGCGCTTCCTGCAAGAGTTCCTCAAAGAAAACGGAATAGGTCAATAG
- a CDS encoding ThiF family adenylyltransferase: MIDTNPLERYSRQMRFPGLGKVGQEKLLASRVTLCGCGALGTVLANVLVRAGVGFVRVIDRDFVEPSNLQRQVLFDESDVTNNLPKAEAAATKLRQINSSVTVEPIVADINRTNIEEFCEGADLILDGSDNFEIRYLINDVAIKHNKPWVYGGAVGSQGMSMTIIPGETPCLRCVFEAAPAPGETGTCETAGVLAPAVNIVASYQSTEAIKLLSGNKAAVNRELLILDVWENTNKRVKVAPLAGRKGQCPCCAKRNFEWLDGAHGTQTTSLCGRNAVQVSHRVKGKLDFAYLASVLKQSGEVSYNKFLLKFQLTENGDPYEFTVFEDGRAIIKGTSETDKARTLYAKYVGH, from the coding sequence ATGATCGACACCAACCCGCTCGAACGCTACTCCCGGCAAATGCGCTTCCCCGGCCTCGGCAAAGTTGGGCAGGAGAAGCTCCTCGCGTCGCGCGTCACGCTCTGCGGGTGCGGGGCGCTCGGCACCGTGCTCGCGAACGTGCTCGTCCGCGCGGGTGTTGGCTTCGTGCGCGTCATCGATCGCGACTTCGTCGAACCGTCGAACCTCCAGCGGCAGGTGCTGTTCGACGAGTCCGACGTGACGAACAACCTGCCGAAAGCGGAGGCCGCGGCCACCAAGCTCCGGCAGATCAACTCGTCCGTCACGGTGGAGCCGATCGTCGCGGACATCAACCGTACCAACATTGAGGAGTTCTGCGAGGGGGCCGACCTCATTCTCGACGGGAGCGACAACTTCGAGATCCGGTACCTCATCAACGACGTCGCCATCAAGCACAACAAGCCGTGGGTGTACGGCGGCGCGGTCGGCAGTCAGGGGATGAGCATGACCATCATCCCCGGTGAAACGCCGTGCTTGCGCTGCGTGTTTGAAGCGGCCCCGGCTCCGGGCGAAACCGGCACCTGCGAAACCGCCGGTGTGCTGGCGCCCGCGGTGAACATCGTCGCGAGCTACCAGTCCACGGAAGCGATCAAGTTGCTCTCCGGCAACAAGGCCGCGGTGAACCGCGAGTTGCTCATTCTCGACGTGTGGGAGAACACGAACAAGCGCGTGAAAGTAGCGCCGTTGGCCGGGCGGAAGGGGCAGTGCCCGTGTTGCGCGAAGCGCAACTTCGAATGGCTCGACGGCGCACACGGCACGCAAACGACCTCCCTGTGCGGGCGCAACGCGGTCCAGGTGAGCCACCGCGTGAAGGGCAAGCTCGACTTCGCGTACCTCGCGAGCGTGCTGAAACAGTCCGGCGAGGTGAGCTACAACAAGTTCCTGCTGAAGTTCCAGCTCACCGAGAACGGCGACCCCTACGAGTTCACCGTGTTCGAGGACGGGCGCGCGATCATCAAGGGCACGAGCGAAACGGACAAGGCTCGCACCCTTTACGCGAAGTACGTCGGGCACTGA
- a CDS encoding cysteine desulfurase, with product MIYLDNAATSFPKPESVYVAMDRFARTSLANPGRSGHKMALESEHALSDARHRLNRFFNGRDADRWAFTLNCTDALNMAFKGVLNDGDHVITTDLEHNSVSRPLVALAQANRITLTRVPADAGGTIDPEAVRAAIGPKTRLIAMTHASNVLGTVQPIADVGRIAREHDLLFLVDAAQTAGAFPLDIQAANIDLLAFPGHKSLLGPTGSGALFVGPRATLRPWREGGTGGDSLTPTQPTDFPHHLEGGTPNVIGVVGLIAGLDFVEEKGVEAIHRHEQALCERLRAALVELPGFELFGHADPSRRVSALSFRCEVLAAPELAGLLDQSFNIAVRPGLHCAPYIHKALGTAPDGLVRVSPGAFNTEADIDHLVDALKQITGTV from the coding sequence ATGATCTACCTCGATAACGCCGCGACCAGCTTCCCGAAGCCGGAGAGCGTGTACGTCGCGATGGACCGCTTCGCGCGGACCTCGCTCGCGAACCCCGGGCGCTCCGGGCACAAGATGGCGCTGGAGTCCGAGCACGCGCTGTCCGACGCCCGGCACCGGCTCAACCGGTTCTTCAACGGGCGCGACGCGGACCGCTGGGCGTTCACGCTCAACTGCACCGACGCGCTCAACATGGCGTTCAAGGGCGTGCTGAACGACGGCGACCACGTCATCACCACCGACCTCGAACACAACAGCGTGTCGCGCCCGCTCGTCGCGCTCGCGCAGGCGAACCGCATCACGCTCACGCGCGTACCGGCCGACGCGGGCGGAACCATCGACCCGGAAGCGGTCCGTGCCGCGATCGGGCCGAAGACCCGGCTCATCGCGATGACGCACGCGAGCAACGTGCTCGGTACTGTGCAACCGATCGCGGACGTCGGGCGCATCGCGCGCGAACACGATCTGCTGTTCCTCGTGGACGCAGCTCAAACCGCGGGCGCGTTCCCACTCGACATCCAGGCCGCGAACATCGATCTGCTCGCGTTCCCCGGTCACAAGTCGCTGCTCGGACCAACTGGTTCCGGAGCCCTGTTCGTCGGTCCGCGCGCCACGCTGCGCCCGTGGCGCGAGGGCGGGACGGGGGGCGACTCGCTCACGCCCACGCAGCCGACCGACTTCCCGCACCACCTTGAAGGCGGCACACCGAACGTGATTGGCGTCGTCGGGCTGATCGCGGGGCTGGATTTTGTGGAAGAGAAGGGCGTCGAGGCGATTCACCGGCACGAACAGGCGCTCTGCGAGCGGCTCCGCGCCGCGCTGGTCGAGCTACCCGGCTTCGAGCTTTTCGGTCACGCGGACCCCTCACGCAGGGTGAGTGCGCTCAGCTTCCGGTGCGAGGTACTTGCCGCGCCGGAACTCGCGGGGCTACTCGATCAGTCGTTCAACATTGCCGTTCGACCCGGACTACACTGCGCCCCGTACATTCACAAGGCTCTCGGTACCGCCCCTGACGGGCTCGTGCGAGTCAGCCCCGGTGCGTTTAACACCGAAGCCGATATCGATCACCTCGTTGACGCGCTGAAGCAGATCACGGGCACCGTGTGA